Below is a genomic region from Sorghum bicolor cultivar BTx623 chromosome 9, Sorghum_bicolor_NCBIv3, whole genome shotgun sequence.
tcaaaaaaaaaaaaaagacttgaCCCAAGATAGAAAAAAAAcgaaaaaaaatagagaaataGATCACCCCAATCCATGGGTCAAAGATTTTGATTCGACATTTTTTACCCGGCCTGACTTGAACCCAATCTGACCAAGATAGCACGCTACGGAGTAGAACATAGCATTCACTACTGCAGGCAGCCATTGTTCTTGTCTATGCGTGGAGTATTCATCATTATCCGCTATTATCTTGCAATGGTGCTGCGAGCAGTGGTCGGCCCAGCTACCAAAACCCAAACGGCCCATGGGTGTCGTGCTCTTCCTTCCAACAAACAACAATGTCATGCCGACTCGATGGACACTTGACAGCCGCTGAGGCGCTGACCGATGATCTGCCGCTCCATTTGGTCGACGGTTGGATGCAAGTACAAGCGACTACACACATCAATGCTGCAACAATAGTACACCCCTCGGCACTCGTaaatttttggttttgactgttgtaacacttttgtttgtatttattaattattgttcaattctGGAGtagctagactcaaaagattcgactcgtaaattacaggtaagctatataattagtttttttaatttatatttagtgctctattcatgtgccgcaagattcgatgtgacagaaatctggaaattttttgagaactaaacaaggccttagtgcctgttcttttttttctagagaGAAAAAATTCCCCGCTTTGTTGTGCAACAAAGTGAATAATTCTTCGTTCATCAAATAATTTCAGAGCCCGCGAAAACAGAAAATATTTGGATCACCAATGGACTTCTTTATAGGCATTACATTCACAATCAAGAATGCAGAAAAGATGTATACCATTTTACTAAAGAAAGAAATACATCAAGTTGTATCACTACACAGGTTGTTTACTTTTATCATAGAAACTTGGTTTTACGTTTACTGGAGTTTGCGAAACCAGAAATTCAACTTTTTTTACCAGCACGCACCTGACACAAGAGAAATTATTTGCAGTACTTTGTTCCAAACTAATCCAGACGCCATTCGTTTATTCAGGTGCTAGTACATGGAGTCGAAGGAGTAGAAAGTAAAATCATGTACAGTTTCAGAGTTCAGACCTTGGCAGTACAGAGAGCAGAGAGTGCAGTTCCTGATATCTCCAGGTTCAGCAATATCTGTACCTACGCCTGCTGCTATGTTAACATATATTCACTTGTTTCAGTGATCTTGATATATTAACCTAAACCAGACTATTGTCACATTTCACAACATTATGTTGTGATAGGTCAGCGAATGAGGACTACATCAAACTAACCTTGTTCAGTAGCACGTCTTGTCTGAACATTCTTGCCACCCAATTGTTTCGAAGAGATAGATCGGACTGGGAAAGGATGTATAGTTTCAGACATTCCCTCGAGTTCATCCACCATCTCACATATGAGGTGCTCAAGGATGCCATACTCTATCTCGGAAACAACATTTGCGCCATCCAGAGTTAGCCATTCCATGTTCTTGAGACCTTCCTCGACCAGCCTACAGATTGGTTGCCAGATACCAGACACTTCTGGCGTGATCACCTCGTCTTTGTTCACCACTCTCCTGTTCCTCCTCTCCCTGTCTGAACATCTTGAGACATGGCAGGAGCTTCTTGGAGGCGACATGTTGTCCAACTGGAAGAAGTCTGGATGCAGCTTCCTCCTTGAGTTCCGATGTTCCAATATCGTCTGAGGTTCATCTGCAGTAAGTGGATACAGTAACAGCGCTGTCAGTAGCAGGAAGAAACAGCTCATACGCGACATTACTCCTATCTGGCTGAAAGTTTGAAACTATTGACAAAACACTGCAGTTTGCCGTTCATACAGATGATGATCCTTTTGCGTTTTATTTATGAATTTTGGGATCATTTCAAGTGACTATTAGCTATCTCGAATTTCAGTAAGGGTTACTACGGCGAacatcttttcctttttttttttgtttgcagAGCTTTTACAGCATTCAGGGGCGCACCATGAAGAGATAATGAAGCGCCATGAAAATGAGGTTTCAGAAACTTGGATTACAACGCCTTGGAGACTTGGACTGATTGTTAGATCAGAAGCTAGAAGAAGTGCTTAAAACATGGACCACAAAAAAAACACTGCATACAGATGTATGTGACTGAAAATGTGAAACAATTGACAAAACACTGCAGTTTGCCGTTCATACAGATGGTGATCCGTACTGGTTTGTGATGACTTTtccttttttaaaattttttggaccATGTCAAGTGGCTATTAGCTACAGTGTTTGCTAGCACTAGTAGAATTCGCTGGGGAAGGGTTACTATCATGAacatcttttccttttttttgtacAGCTTTTACAACATTCAAGGCAAACCATGAAGAGATGATGAAGTGAAAATGAAGTTTCAGAAACTTGGATTACACCGCCTTGGAGACGTGGACTGATTAGATCGATAGCTAGAAGAAGTGCTTCATAGTTCAGCATAAACATGGACCACAAAAAAAACATGCTCATGGCAGTTATTGTTGACAAAATTGGCTGTACAAGTCTGACAGATTGTTGTAAATGAACTGCGGTTCTGACAGAAtctgttttttttctctctctagtagactttggccttgtttacttccacctaaaatcccaaaaattttcaagattccccgtcacatcgaatctttaaacatatgcatgaagtattaaatatagataaaaatataaactaattgcacagtttggtcgaaattgacgagacgaatcttttgagcctggttaatctatgattggacaataattaccacaaacaaacgaaagtgctacagtgtcacgaaacTTTTTcattcaggaactaaacaaggcctttgatgATACAAAAAATTGAAAGATTGCTGGAGATGAACCACAATTCTCGTGTACATTTCTGACCATTTTTGTAGCTTGATAGATTGTTGGAGATGAACAGAAATTCTGATATGAAGTTGAGGAAGCGAGCAAGACGAACCTGAGGTAGCCGAGCAGGGCTCTGCGTGCTCCACCTCTTCCAAGGACgacgaggtggtggtggtggtggtggacgaCTCGTCATGCGCCTCCAGCACGGACACCGGGCTGGAATAGTGCGCGTCGCACTCCGCGGCCGGCGTCCTCGTGCGGCGGAGGACGACGCGGCCCGCCGACTCCGCTTCGTCGTCGGCGAACCGCAGCCTGCGGCAGCGCCCGTTCCTCCTCTGCTTACTCCCGGTCCCGGGCGCGTCCGACCTCACCCTCCCGCCGCGCCTCGTGGCAGTGGCCTCCGTGGCGGCGAGCAGGAAGTCGAGCTCCTCCCTGACTTCGCGCTCCCGGTCCGGATCCTGGTCATCGGGGCTGAAGCTGAGGAGCAAGAACTCGTCGCTCTCCTGCCTCAGGTACGCCGGCCTCTCCCGCAGCGACGCGGACGCGCGGACCACTCGCGGCTGCGGCTGCTGTGTGTCTCGGTCCCAGGGGCTCGACGACCCCTCGGCCGAGCTCGCGGAGCGGCTCCGCCGCAGCGGGGGCGTCCGCTGGGCCTGGAGCTGCGCGTGCGGCGCCAGCGCCTCGGGCGGCATCGCGTCCAGGCCCATGAGCCTGGCCACAATGCAGGGGCTCCTCGTCGGCTCCTCCATCTCCGGCGTGCAGCACGTGTGGCGTGCCGCGGCGGCGGAATCTGGACGGTCGTCGGCGCTGTGCGCGCACAGGAGGCGGCGAAGGAAGTCGAGCGCGAACGTCGAGGACGACGCCAGCTTCGCCATGCGAGCGGCTCGGCCCGACTGGGTGCGCGCGCGGGCGGGCTGATCTTGCTCGGCACGGTTGTAGTGGAGTGGAGTGGGAAGAATCAAGATTGAAGAAGGTGGTGGCTGCTGCTGGTTTGAACTGGGAGCAGAGGGAAAACAGAGGAGGGAGGAAGGAGCTGCAGTGGAAGGAAGGAAGGCGAGCTACGCTTCACCTTGACGCTTGTTGAAGAAGGTGGTGGTGGAAAGCTTTGGAAGAAGCCATGCTTGGGTTGGTTTGCGCGATGATTGGAGgattaatctcactcttgtCCTTCTACTGTCAGCCATCTATTAGGGCTAATTTTAAATATCACGTAGTAGCGGTTGCCTTTGTACTACTGTGTTGTACATCATGTGAAGAGTCTCATTTTAATTGTCataaataaaattttaaattGGACTAAATTTAtgtcaaaaaatatatattattaagGGTCGGCTTGGTTAGCTTTCAAAATTTTCGAGATAAAGATTTGATAACAAAATGTTGAGAAAAGTTGGACAAAAGTATTTGCCATGGAATAAGTAATAAGCTAAACATGACATGTTGGCAAAATATGGCAATAAACCAAATAGAGGCCAAAAATTGCTTGCCCAAGTTTTGGCAACAAAAAAAATGGTTATCAACCAATCAGGCTCTAATATTTAAGGTACTAAATAAATATCAAATATTTTATATAGCATTAGTTGCTAATGGTTTGTAGCTAATATTAGCTAGCCAACTATNNNNNNNNNNNNNNNNNNNNNNNNNNNNNNNNNNNNNNNNNNNNNNNNNNNNNNNNNNNNNNNNNNNNNNNNNNNNNNNNNNNNNNNNNNNNNNNNNNNNNNNNNNNNNNNNNNNNNNNNNNNNNNNNNNNNNNNNNNNNNNNNNNNNNNNNNNNNNNNNNNNNNNNNNNNNNNNNNNNNNNNNNNNNNNNNNNNNNNNNNNNNNNNNNNNNNNNNNNNNNNNNNNNNNNNNNNNNNNNNNNNNNNNNNNNNNNNNNNNNNNNNNNNNNNNNNNNNNNNNNNNNNNNNNNNNNNNNNNNNNNNNNNNNNNNNNNNNNNNNNNNNNNNNNNNNNNNNNNNNNNNNNNNNNNNNNNNNNNNNNNNNNNNNNNNNNNNNNNNNNNNNNNNNNNNNNNNNNNNNNNNNNNNNNNNNNNNNNNNNNNNNNNNNNNNNNNNNNNNNNNNNNNNNNNNNNNNNNNNNNNNNNNNNNNNNNNNNNNNNNNNNNNNNNNNNNNNNNNNNNNNNNNNNNNNNNNNNNNNNNNNNNNNNNNNNNNNNNNNNNNNNNNNNNNNNNNNNNNNNNNNNNNNNNNNNNNNNNNNNNNNNNNNNNNNNNNNNNNNNNNNNNNNNNNNNNNNNNNNNNNNNNNNNNNNNNNNNNNNNNNNNNNNNNNNNNNNNNNNNNNNNNNNNNNNNNNNNNNNNNNNNNNNNNNNNNNNNNNNNNNNNNNNNNNNNNNNNNNNNNNNNNNNNNNNNNNNNNNNNNNNNNNNNNNNNNNNNNNNNNNNNNNNNNNNNNNNNNNNNNNNNNNNNNNNNNNNNNNNNNNNNNNNNNNNNNNNNNNNNNNNNNNNNNNNNNNNNNNNNNNNNNNNNNNNNNNNNNNNNNNNNNNNNNNNNNNNNNNNNNNNNNNNNNNNNNNNNNNNNNNNNNNNNNNNNNNNNNNNNNNNNNNNNNNNNNNNNNNNNNNNNNNNNNNNNNNNNNNNNNNNNNNNNNNNNNNNNNNNNNNNNNNNNNNNNNNNNNNNNNNNNNNNNNNNNNNNNNNNNNNNNNNNNNNNNNNNNNNNNNNNNNNNNNNNNNNNNNNNNNNNNNNNNNNNNNNNNNNNNNNNNNNNNNNNNNNNNNNNNNNNNNNNNNNNNNNNNNNNNNNNNNNNNNNNNNNNNNNNNNNNNNNNNNNNNNNNNNNNNNNNNNNNNNNNNNNNNNNNNNNNNNNNNNNNNNNNNNNNNNNNNNNNNNNNNNNNNNNNNNNNNNNNNNNNNNNNNNNNNNNNNNNNNNNNNNNNNNNNNNNNNNNNNNNNNNNNNNNNNNNNNNNNNNNNNNNNNNNNNNNNNNNNNNNNNNNNNNNNNNNNNNNNNNNNNNNNNNNNNNNNNNNNNNNNNNNNNNNNNNNNNNNNNNNNNNNNNNNNNNNNNNNNNNNNNNNNNNNNNNNNNNNNNNNNNNNNNNNNNNNNNNNNNNNNNNNNNNNNNNNNNNNNNNNNNNNNNNNNNNNNNNNNNNNNNNNNNNNNNNNNNNNNNNNNNNNNNNNNNNNNNNNNNNNNNNNNNNNNNNNNNNNNNNNNNNNNNNNNNNNNNNNNNNNNNNNNNNNNNNNNNNNNNNNNNNNNNNNNNNNNNNNNNNNNNNNNNNNNNNNNNNNNNNNNNNNNNNNNNNNNNNN
It encodes:
- the LOC8071267 gene encoding uncharacterized protein LOC8071267 isoform X2, with translation MAKLASSSTFALDFLRRLLCAHSADDRPDSAAAARHTCCTPEMEEPTRSPCIVARLMGLDAMPPEALAPHAQLQAQRTPPLRRSRSASSAEGSSSPWDRDTQQPQPRVVRASASLRERPAYLRQESDEFLLLSFSPDDQDPDREREVREELDFLLAATEATATRRGGRVRSDAPGTGSKQRRNGRCRRLRFADDEAESAGRVVLRRTRTPAAECDAHYSSPVSVLEAHDESSTTTTTTSSSLEEVEHAEPCSATSDEPQTILEHRNSRRKLHPDFFQLDNMSPPRSSCHVSRCSDRERRNRRVVNKDEVITPEVSGIWQPICRLVEEGLKNMEWLTLDGANVVSEIEYGILEHLICEMVDELEGMSETIHPFPVRSISSKQLGGKNVQTRRATEQGVGTDIAEPGDIRNCTLCSLYCQGLNSETVHDFTFYSFDSMY
- the LOC8071267 gene encoding uncharacterized protein LOC8071267 isoform X1, with product MAKLASSSTFALDFLRRLLCAHSADDRPDSAAAARHTCCTPEMEEPTRSPCIVARLMGLDAMPPEALAPHAQLQAQRTPPLRRSRSASSAEGSSSPWDRDTQQPQPRVVRASASLRERPAYLRQESDEFLLLSFSPDDQDPDREREVREELDFLLAATEATATRRGGRVRSDAPGTGSKQRRNGRCRRLRFADDEAESAGRVVLRRTRTPAAECDAHYSSPVSVLEAHDESSTTTTTTSSSLEEVEHAEPCSATSDEPQTILEHRNSRRKLHPDFFQLDNMSPPRSSCHVSRCSDRERRNRRVVNKDEVITPEVSGIWQPICRLVEEGLKNMEWLTLDGANVVSEIEYGILEHLICEMVDELEGMSETIHPFPVRSISSKQLGGKNVQTRRATEQAGVGTDIAEPGDIRNCTLCSLYCQGLNSETVHDFTFYSFDSMY